A single genomic interval of Pithys albifrons albifrons isolate INPA30051 chromosome 11, PitAlb_v1, whole genome shotgun sequence harbors:
- the PLAAT1 gene encoding phospholipase A and acyltransferase 1 isoform X3: MAYGNCYPNPGDLIEVKRPFYQHWALYLGDGYVINVTPVDEGAPSLSVSVVSIFTRKAKIKKQLLKEVVGNDEWNVNNKYDRSRTPLPVAEIIRRAERYIDREVSYDVLGNNCEHFVTMLRYGEEVSDQAKIAIGSMVALGAVAVVSTVLVGLIRGVSREKDD, from the exons ATGGCATACGGCAACTGCTACCCCAATCCTGGGGATCTGATCGAGGTCAAACGCCCATTTTACCAGCACTGGGCCCTCTACCTGGGGGATGGATATGTCATCAACGTGACTCCTGTAG aTGAAGGCGCCCCATCGCTGTCCGTCAGTGTCGTGTCAATATTTACCAGAAAGGCCAAGATAaagaagcagctcctgaagGAGGTGGTTGGAAATGATGAGTGGAATGTCAACAACAAGTATGATCGCTCCCGCACTCCCCTCCCAGTGGCTGAGATCATCCGACGTGCTGAGCGCTACATTGACAGGGAGGTGTCGTATGATGTTCTTGGAAACAACTGTGAGCATTTTGTGACAATGCTCCGCTATGGCGAGGAGGTGTCCGATCAG GCCAAGATAGCAATTGGTAGCATGGTGGCACTAGGAGCTGTCGCTGTTGTGTCTACTGTCTTGGTGGGCTTGATCAGGGGCGTGTCCAGAGAGAAAGATGACTGA
- the PLAAT1 gene encoding phospholipase A and acyltransferase 1 isoform X1 — MGRLPGSAGTYPSKIRVSASSPLFIAGQRASSPAAAPTGQAVGSPRFAVPCAEPTQLQGCVVIAPSSDGILQVLPRAWDLIEIKRSFYQHWALYLGNGYVIHVTPVDEGAPSSLFSSASVPIGKAKVKKEHLSKVVKGGDWHVSNKYDRSHTPQIIRQAQRYIDKEVYFNVFTNNCEHFVTKLRYGKELSDHVSNTSSAPVCLTEHLFPASCEPLDRDIT, encoded by the exons atgggacgGCTCCCGGGCAGCGCTGGCACCTATCCCAGCAAGATCCGCGTAAGCGCCTCCTCGCCGCTATTTATAGCGGGCCAGCGGGCCAGCAGCCCGGCCGCGGCACCAACAGGACAGGCAGTGGG GTCTCCCCGCTTcgctgtgccctgtgctgagccaaCCCAGCTACAAGGGTGTGTCGTGATTGCACCATCCTCTGATGGCATACTGCAAGTTCTTCCCCGAGCCTGGGATCTGATCGAGATCAAACGTTCATTTTACCAGCACTGGGCCCTCTACTTGGGGAATGGATACGTCATCCATGTGACACCTGTAG aTGAAGGGGCCCCATCCTCGTTGTTCAGCAGTGCGTCAGTACCCATAGGAAAGGCCAAGGTGAAGAAGGAGCATCTGAGCAAGGTGGTGAAAGGAGGTGACTGGCACGTCAGCAACAAGTATGACCGCTCCCACACTCCCCAGATCATCAGGCAGGCTCAGCGCTACATTGACAAGGAGgtgtattttaatgttttcacaAACAACTGTGAGCACTTTGTGACAAAGCTCCGCTATGGCAAGGAGCTCTCTGACCACGTAAGTAACACGAGCTCAGCCCCTGTGTGCCTCACAGAGCACCTCTTTCCTGCTTCCTGTGAGCCCCTGGACAGGGACATAACCTGA
- the PLAAT1 gene encoding phospholipase A and acyltransferase 1 isoform X2, with the protein MGRLPGSAGTYPSKIRVSASSPLFIAGQRASSPAAAPTGQAVGSPRFAVPCAEPTQLQGCVVIAPSSDGILQVLPRAWDLIEIKRSFYQHWALYLGNGYVIHVTPVDEGAPSSLFSSASVPIGKAKVKKEHLSKVVKGGDWHVSNKYDRSHTPQIIRQAQRYIDKEVYFNVFTNNCEHFVTKLRYGKELSDHAEQIPDNLCVMH; encoded by the exons atgggacgGCTCCCGGGCAGCGCTGGCACCTATCCCAGCAAGATCCGCGTAAGCGCCTCCTCGCCGCTATTTATAGCGGGCCAGCGGGCCAGCAGCCCGGCCGCGGCACCAACAGGACAGGCAGTGGG GTCTCCCCGCTTcgctgtgccctgtgctgagccaaCCCAGCTACAAGGGTGTGTCGTGATTGCACCATCCTCTGATGGCATACTGCAAGTTCTTCCCCGAGCCTGGGATCTGATCGAGATCAAACGTTCATTTTACCAGCACTGGGCCCTCTACTTGGGGAATGGATACGTCATCCATGTGACACCTGTAG aTGAAGGGGCCCCATCCTCGTTGTTCAGCAGTGCGTCAGTACCCATAGGAAAGGCCAAGGTGAAGAAGGAGCATCTGAGCAAGGTGGTGAAAGGAGGTGACTGGCACGTCAGCAACAAGTATGACCGCTCCCACACTCCCCAGATCATCAGGCAGGCTCAGCGCTACATTGACAAGGAGgtgtattttaatgttttcacaAACAACTGTGAGCACTTTGTGACAAAGCTCCGCTATGGCAAGGAGCTCTCTGACCAC GCCGAACAAATTCCTGACAATTTATGTGTCATGCACTAG